A single genomic interval of Sinorhizobium garamanticum harbors:
- a CDS encoding purine-nucleoside phosphorylase — translation MNDAAEFLKTKLSGFAPRYGIVLGSGLGALVEAVEEPVRVPYAEIPGFPLGGVSGHAGELVAGKLGGVPVAMLSGRVHYYERGDANAMRAPIEALKRLGIRSLILTNSAGSLREDMPPGSVMRIADHIGFSGSNPLIGVESDDRFVGLTNAYDAELAERMQKAAARLAIPLQSGVYMWFSGPSFETPAEIRMARILGADAVGMSTVPEVILARFFGLRVAAASVITNFAAGMTGAELSHHETKDMAPVGGTRLAAILKEMIASEA, via the coding sequence ATGAACGACGCGGCGGAATTCCTGAAGACCAAGCTCAGCGGGTTTGCACCGCGATATGGGATTGTGCTCGGCTCCGGGTTGGGTGCGCTGGTCGAGGCCGTGGAGGAACCGGTCCGCGTCCCCTATGCAGAGATCCCGGGCTTTCCCCTGGGGGGCGTCTCGGGCCATGCCGGCGAGTTGGTGGCAGGCAAGCTTGGTGGCGTGCCCGTCGCAATGCTCTCCGGCCGGGTGCATTACTACGAACGCGGCGACGCCAATGCGATGCGCGCGCCGATCGAGGCGCTAAAGCGGCTCGGCATCCGAAGCCTCATCCTGACCAATTCGGCCGGATCGCTGCGGGAGGATATGCCGCCGGGCTCGGTGATGCGCATCGCCGATCATATCGGCTTTTCCGGCTCCAACCCGCTGATCGGCGTCGAGAGCGACGACCGTTTCGTCGGCCTGACGAATGCCTATGACGCAGAGCTTGCCGAGCGGATGCAAAAGGCTGCAGCCCGTCTCGCCATTCCGCTCCAGAGCGGCGTCTACATGTGGTTCTCCGGCCCGAGCTTCGAGACACCGGCCGAAATCAGGATGGCGCGCATTCTCGGGGCGGACGCCGTCGGCATGTCCACCGTTCCCGAAGTCATCCTGGCGCGCTTTTTCGGATTGCGCGTTGCCGCTGCCTCCGTGATCACCAATTTCGCCGCGGGCATGACCGGCGCGGAACTCAGCCACCACGAGACGAAGGATATGGCGCCGGTCGGCGGCACGCGGCTGGCCGCGATCCTCAAAGAGATGATTGCAAGCGAAGCCTGA
- a CDS encoding cytidine deaminase, with translation MENDLFIAAREAMAKAHAPYSKFPVGAAIRAEDGKIYTGANIENLSFPEGWCAETTAISHMVMAGQRKIMEVAVVAEKLALCPPCGGCRQRLAEFSGASTRIYLCDETGVKKTLALSDLLPHSFETEILG, from the coding sequence ATGGAGAACGATCTGTTCATCGCGGCGCGGGAAGCCATGGCAAAGGCGCATGCGCCCTATTCCAAGTTCCCGGTGGGTGCCGCCATCCGCGCGGAGGACGGCAAGATCTATACCGGCGCGAATATCGAAAACCTGTCGTTCCCGGAAGGCTGGTGTGCCGAGACGACGGCGATCAGCCACATGGTCATGGCCGGTCAGCGCAAGATCATGGAAGTTGCCGTCGTCGCCGAGAAGCTCGCCCTCTGTCCGCCCTGCGGCGGCTGCCGGCAGCGGTTGGCGGAGTTCTCCGGCGCAAGCACGCGCATCTATCTTTGCGACGAGACGGGTGTGAAGAAAACGCTGGCGCTCTCCGACCTTCTTCCGCACAGCTTCGAAACAGAGATCCTCGGATGA
- a CDS encoding ABC transporter permease: MDFFHVLVVLLESTIRVSVPLVFAALAGLFTERAGVFDIGLEGKMLGAAFAAGAAAAVTQSVWIGLIAAILISVLLSLVHGYASITQRGNQIVSGVAINFIVAGSTVILGEAWFRQGGRTPALAEGARFQIVNFPGADAIREVPILGPIYADLLSGHFLLTYLAFAMVPISWWILYRTRFGLRLRAVGENPGAVDTAGISVIWLRYRAVICCGILCGFAGAYLSLAMTAGFVKGMTAGKGYIALAALIFAKWRPKNVMLACLLFGFLDALAIRLQGAPLPLVGQVPVQLMQALPYILTVILLAGFIGKAIPPKAGGVPYVKER, encoded by the coding sequence ATGGATTTCTTCCACGTCCTCGTCGTGCTCCTGGAATCGACGATCCGGGTCTCCGTGCCGCTGGTCTTTGCAGCGCTCGCCGGGCTCTTCACCGAGCGGGCCGGCGTGTTCGATATCGGTCTCGAAGGCAAGATGCTCGGTGCAGCCTTCGCCGCCGGCGCCGCCGCCGCTGTCACCCAATCGGTCTGGATCGGCCTCATCGCCGCGATCCTGATCTCGGTGCTCCTGTCGCTCGTCCACGGTTATGCCTCGATTACCCAGCGCGGCAACCAGATCGTCTCGGGCGTCGCGATCAACTTCATCGTCGCCGGTTCCACCGTCATCCTTGGCGAGGCCTGGTTCCGCCAGGGCGGCCGCACGCCCGCGCTTGCCGAAGGCGCCAGGTTCCAGATCGTCAATTTCCCCGGGGCCGACGCGATCCGGGAGGTGCCGATCCTCGGGCCGATCTATGCGGATCTGCTTTCCGGGCATTTCCTGCTCACTTACCTTGCCTTCGCGATGGTGCCGATAAGCTGGTGGATCCTCTATCGCACGCGTTTCGGCTTGAGGCTGCGCGCTGTCGGCGAGAATCCGGGAGCGGTCGATACGGCCGGCATATCGGTGATCTGGCTGCGCTATCGCGCGGTCATCTGCTGCGGGATTCTCTGCGGCTTCGCCGGCGCCTACCTGTCGCTGGCGATGACGGCCGGGTTCGTCAAGGGCATGACGGCGGGCAAGGGCTACATCGCGCTTGCCGCCCTCATCTTCGCCAAGTGGCGACCCAAGAACGTCATGCTCGCTTGCTTGCTCTTCGGTTTCCTCGATGCCCTTGCCATCCGTTTGCAAGGCGCGCCGCTGCCGCTTGTCGGCCAGGTACCGGTGCAGTTGATGCAGGCGCTGCCTTACATTCTGACGGTCATCCTGCTTGCGGGCTTTATCGGCAAGGCCATTCCGCCCAAGGCGGGTGGCGTACCTTACGTGAAGGAGCGCTAA
- a CDS encoding ABC transporter permease: MSTPFAKLPVWVEYGLVPLINLAVAFIVAGLVVLLVGENPFEAAYHLINGAFGRGEYIGFTLYYATTFIFTGLAVAVAFHCGLFNIGGEGQAYVGGIGVALACLWLDQTMPWYVVFPIAIVGSAFFGALWAFLPGWLQAKRGSHIVITTIMFNFIASSLMVYLLTRVLKPLGSMAPQTRTFAEGGQLPKLDWLLSIFGLNIGTAPFNISFLLALAAAFAVWVLIWRTKLGYEMRTMGHSPSAARYAGIRESRITVIAMMLSGGLAGMMALNPIMGEQFRMQLDFVQGAGFVGIAVALMGRSHPGGIIPAAVLFGVLYQGGAEIAFEMPSISRDMIVIIQGLVILFAGALENMFRPAITRAFAMRGQRAAAVVQTKGA, from the coding sequence ATGAGCACCCCTTTTGCGAAGCTTCCCGTCTGGGTCGAATACGGTCTGGTCCCGCTGATCAATCTTGCCGTCGCCTTCATCGTCGCCGGACTTGTCGTGCTGCTCGTCGGCGAAAATCCGTTCGAGGCGGCCTATCACCTGATCAACGGCGCCTTCGGTCGCGGCGAATATATCGGCTTCACGCTCTACTACGCGACGACCTTCATCTTTACCGGTCTTGCCGTCGCCGTGGCGTTCCACTGCGGGCTCTTCAATATCGGCGGCGAGGGGCAGGCCTATGTCGGCGGCATCGGAGTGGCGCTCGCCTGCCTCTGGCTGGATCAGACCATGCCCTGGTATGTGGTCTTCCCGATCGCGATCGTCGGTTCGGCCTTCTTCGGCGCGCTCTGGGCGTTCCTGCCCGGATGGCTGCAGGCAAAGCGCGGCAGCCATATCGTCATCACCACCATCATGTTCAATTTCATAGCCTCGAGCCTGATGGTCTACCTATTGACGCGCGTCCTGAAGCCGCTCGGGTCGATGGCGCCGCAGACGCGGACTTTCGCCGAGGGCGGGCAACTGCCGAAACTCGACTGGCTGCTGTCGATCTTCGGTCTGAACATCGGTACGGCGCCGTTCAACATCTCCTTCCTTTTGGCGCTGGCGGCGGCCTTCGCCGTCTGGGTGCTGATCTGGCGCACGAAGCTCGGCTACGAGATGCGGACCATGGGCCACAGCCCGTCCGCGGCGCGCTATGCCGGTATCCGCGAAAGTCGCATCACCGTCATCGCCATGATGCTCTCGGGCGGGCTTGCCGGTATGATGGCGCTGAACCCGATCATGGGCGAACAGTTCCGCATGCAACTGGACTTCGTCCAGGGCGCAGGTTTCGTCGGCATCGCCGTGGCGCTGATGGGGCGCTCCCATCCGGGCGGCATCATTCCCGCCGCCGTCCTCTTTGGCGTACTTTATCAGGGCGGGGCGGAAATCGCCTTCGAAATGCCGTCGATCTCGCGCGACATGATCGTCATCATCCAGGGCCTCGTTATCCTTTTTGCCGGCGCGCTCGAAAACATGTTCCGCCCCGCGATTACACGTGCCTTCGCGATGCGGGGCCAGCGCGCGGCCGCCGTCGTGCAGACCAAGGGAGCCTGA